The following coding sequences are from one Nicotiana tabacum cultivar K326 chromosome 1, ASM71507v2, whole genome shotgun sequence window:
- the LOC107820874 gene encoding uncharacterized protein LOC107820874 → MADKFVTAHAGAKKAKARVNHIFSIRKSPGEGLRDFLTRFNKVRMSLPNVSERMTVVAFQNGLSRNGSRATRKLLSRLMKYPPTTWKEIHNAYCAKVRADEDNLNSPTQRLTSVQVESRKDRRNNGRRDQSGPRLNQERHQPYVRTVVPPSPRHTEGPPRPLTGTQQNKREIVYALEKLGVKVKWPQKMKSDPSTRKLNVLYEFLQERGHKTEDCIALRQEVVKML, encoded by the exons ATGGCCGACAAGTTTGTCACCGCCCATGCAGGGGCTAAAAAGGCGAAAGCCAGGGTGAATCATATATTCTCCATTAGGAAATCGCCTGGCGAGGGACTCAGGGACTTCCTCACCCGGTTTAACAAGGTGAGAATGAGTCTACCAAATGTATCAGAAAGGATGACGGTAGTGGCCTTCCAGAATGGGTTGAGTAGGAACGGGTCAAGAGCAACCAGAAAACTATTAAGCaggctcatgaaataccctcccaCCACTTGGAAAGAAATCCACAATGCCTATTGCGCCAAGGTGAGAGCCGACGAGGACAACCTTAACAGTCCGACCCAACGGTTGACGTCAGTTCAAGTAGAATCAAGGAAAGATCGTCGTAACAACGGTCGAAGGGATCAGTCGGGCCCTCGTCTCAACCAAGAAAGACATCAGCCCTACGTCAGAACAGTTGTCCCACCGTCTCCTCGACATACGGAAGGGCCACCCAGGCCGCTCACAGGGACTCAGCAAAAtaaaagag aaatagtgtacgcactaGAGAAGCTTGGCGTGAAGGTGaaatggccacaaaagatgaagtcCGACCCAAGTACTCGGAAGTTGAATGTCCTCTATGAATTTCTCCAGGAACGGGGTCACAAAACCGAGGACTGCATAGCTCTACGGCAAGAGGTAGTAAAAATGCTATGA